atatatatatatatatatatatatatatatatatatatatatatgcgcgtATTTTTGAGAATTTTCATTATATTACACAGAAGTAAAACATTCAGAATATAGTAGCTCGATAGATATTTTACTGGAATAGCCCAATGACCAGCCTACTTCTGCTAAGGTGCAAGACGATGGATAGACCACTAGTTAAATACCGAGAATCTCAAATGGCAGCAGGTAAGCGACAATCATCCAGGTCCTGCGTGATCTATCTCCGATCAAATCAGGTAATTGTTTCTAGGCAATAGtagaaatgttgcattttttaaaaaatattaatatttactgCTAGATGTTCATTTATGAAGCAACTTGTTTCTTTAGCAGTGAAATCTGAGCAAAAGTGTGCATATCTTTAAGTGAGAATGGTTTGTAATAGACACAAAGATGtaagtaaacaatgtttttattatgtacagtaacAGATTGTACAGATAACAGATCCTGGAACCAGTAACAAAACATATAATGTCAAGACAGAAAACTAATAATagataaaatgtataatatattatttgaTCATTAGTACAGTAATGCCTGCTTTGATTCAGTACATTTCTTCAAAGAGTATTTATAGTGCTCTGTTTTACTACATTTTGCTTCAAAACATTATTTATAATAGTATTATAAAGTGCTTTGTCATATAACTCACTGTAAATGgtattattaaaaatagaaagttGATTAATTCATTATGTAATCCTTCAAATGTATACATCAGCAAGTGCAATATCGCATCAGTGCAGTTTTTTATTGTTAACCCTGCAGAAGTTCTTCGCATATCTCCATTTCAAAACTGTCCTGTTGAAGTTGTTGGAGACAGGGAGCAGTCCCATTGCACAGGGCAGTAAAGTTTATCATTAATACAGTCTTCTAGACTGAAAACGCTTGATCATCTCGGTCAATTTCTCTAAGGCCTCCACAATTCCATCTCCATTGACTGCACAACAACCCTGCACATGCCACTCATGTTGTCTTATCTTTATCAGCTGCATCTTTTCCACCAGTTCTGTGGGGTTGTGAGCCCCTGGCAGGTCCTGCTTATTGGCCAGAATGACAAAGGGTACTCTTTTCAGCTCCTCATTCTCCAGGACACGTTGTAGCTCAGATCGTGCTTCTTCAAAGCGCTCTGGATCAGCACTGTCCACCACAAACAGCAGACCCTCTGTATTGGTAAAATAATGTctccacagagccctgatcttGTCCTGGCCGCCCACATCCCACACAGTGAAGGACACCCCACGGATAGGTTCCACTGTCTCAACATTGAAGCCAATGGTTGGGATGGTGGAGACTGTTTCGTTGAGCTTCAGTTTATATAAGATAGTGGTCTTGCCTGCTGCATCTAGTCCAATCATCAGGATTCTGGCTTGAAGTCCATAAAGAGACTGGTAGATTCTGGTCAACAGGTTGCCCATGATGCTGGTGTGAGATCTTGTCTGTTTGAGGATAATTGTCTTGCTTTGTCTGCAAGAAAACACACTGTACTTGTTGTATTTATAGTTCACTGAG
Above is a window of Polypterus senegalus isolate Bchr_013 unplaced genomic scaffold, ASM1683550v1 scaffold_1378, whole genome shotgun sequence DNA encoding:
- the LOC120522450 gene encoding ADP-ribosylation factor 1-like; this translates as MGNLLTRIYQSLYGLQARILMIGLDAAGKTTILYKLKLNETVSTIPTIGFNVETVEPIRGVSFTVWDVGGQDKIRALWRHYFTNTEGLLFVVDSADPERFEEARSELQRVLENEELKRVPFVILANKQDLPGAHNPTELVEKMQLIKIRQHEWHVQGCCAVNGDGIVEALEKLTEMIKRFQSRRLY